GTCATAGCGTAGGACGATGTCGATGTCGTCCAAGTCCAGCGTCCCGGTGTCGTCGTGGACGGCCACGTCGAGGCTGAAGGTATCCCCGGCGGGGGAGAGTTTGTTGAAGAACACCACCTTGTCGCTCTGCAGGGGGAAGGGGGGGACCAGCTCTATGGGCTGGACCTTGATCATCGGGGCCAGGTCGGTGCTGTTGTCATTCCCGTTGCCGCAGGCCGAGATGGCCAGAGCCGCCGGGAGAATCAGAGCCAACGCAAGGAGCGAGACTTTCGAGAGGAGGGGGATCCGCAACAGACGAGACCCTCGTTACACGGAGAAAGCCAGTCGAATCCGCAGTATAGCGGCCGGCGTGGCGGCTTTCAACCCGACGCGGCCGGTCATCGCAGCCGGGAGGCGATGAGGGCATTGACCGCTTTCCCATCCGCCTTTCCCTTGTGGCGAGCCATGAACTCCTTCATCGCCCGGCCCAGGTCCTTCTTCTCGGTGATGCCGGTCGCCGCCAAAAGCTCGTCCACCACCCGCTCCAGCTCCGCCCCCTCCATCTGGGCCGGAAGGTAACGCTCCAGGACCGCCAGCTCCCGGGTCTCCTGCTCGGCGAGATCGGCGCGTCCTCCGGCGCGGAACGCCTCGATCGACTCCTTGCGGCTCCGGATGGCCCGCTGGATGACCGCCGCGGCTTCCGTCTCGTCCAGATCGCGCTTCTGATCGATCGCGGCATACTTCAGCGAGGACAACAGCATGCGCAGCACGGAAAGAGTGGTCTTGTCGCCCGATTTCATCGCCTGCTTCAGGTCCGACTGGATGCGATCTATCATGTCCGCACGCTCCCTTCCCGTCTTTGACTCGCCCCAGGACGTTTCCTATAATAACGCCGCCTCTGGGAGAACGCATGGAGCCTGAAATCGAGCCAACCGCCCCCAAGACCACGAAGCCTCGGCTGTGGGTGCTGGTGCTGGTCGTCCTGGTGGCGGGGGTGGCCGGCTTCCTTCTCCTCCGCCGGTCGGCGCCTCCTTCGCCCGTGGCATCTCCGGCCATCCAGCAGGGGTCGCCCGACGCCCTGATCCAGGGATCGCCGGTCCTTCTGAACGCCAAAGCGGCGATCATCGCCGATCGCTACAACTGCCTTTGCGGTGAGTGCGCCGATACGCTCGGCAAGTGCATCTGCACGCGCGACAAAGGCTCGAACGAGATGAAGGCGACCCTCAACCGACTTGCCGAGGAGAAGAAGACCCTGGCAGAGATCGACGCGGCCATGGTCGACAAGTACGGAGCCAAGGTCATGGTCTCCGGCGCCCCAGCCGCACCCGCCTCCAGCAGCAAGTAAACCCCCGAGAACCGCACCGCCCCGACCCGATTAGCGCGCTCCCCAGCGCAGCTTCTTGCGCAGGACATCGAAGTAGTTGCGCTCCGGCGGCACGATCAGGGTGA
This genomic interval from Candidatus Polarisedimenticolia bacterium contains the following:
- a CDS encoding GatB/YqeY domain-containing protein; amino-acid sequence: MIDRIQSDLKQAMKSGDKTTLSVLRMLLSSLKYAAIDQKRDLDETEAAAVIQRAIRSRKESIEAFRAGGRADLAEQETRELAVLERYLPAQMEGAELERVVDELLAATGITEKKDLGRAMKEFMARHKGKADGKAVNALIASRLR